From Ignisphaera aggregans DSM 17230, the proteins below share one genomic window:
- a CDS encoding cellobiose phosphorylase (COGs: COG3459 Cellobiose phosphorylase~InterPro IPR009342:IPR010383:IPR010403~KEGG: tma:TM1848 cellobiose-phosphorylase~PFAM: glycosyltransferase 36; putative carbohydrate binding; glycosyltransferase 36 associated~SPTR: Q9X2G3 Cellobiose-phosphorylase~PFAM: Glycosyltransferase family 36; Putative carbohydrate binding domain; Glycosyltransferase 36 associated family) encodes MDSQYRRSSYGYFDDNAREYVITRPDTPTPWINYIGQEEYFGIVSNTGGGYSFYRDPRYRRITRYRYHSIPIDQPGRYIYIRDAETGEYWSATWQPVKKPLDFYECRHGLGYTKIRSRYRDIETEVTYFVPLKQTFEVWWFKIRNLRDRETDLQLFTYVEFCFWDALDDMTNFQRNLNIAEVEVEDNVIYHKTGYRERRNHFAFFASSEPIVGFDTDKEVFIGLYRGYENPIVVEEGVSRNSIVYGGHPIGSHQIRLRLKPGEEKEIVFILGYAENPPEEKFIAPNIINKTRVKQLLREWLNPDRVKQAFEELKKFWDDTLSYLHVETPDEDINRIVNIWNQYQIFITFHLARSASGYETGIARGIGFRDSNQDILGAVHLQPLWSKIRERIIDLASIQFPDGGTYHQFQPITKRGNREIGGGFNDDPLWLVASTIAYIKETGDFSILFEKAPYDNTPGTEEPLYEHLKKAVMYIDRNRGPHGLPLIGHADWNDCLNLNVMSTNPDESFQTAPDRTDGRTAESIFIACQFVWAVKELAEVAERIGRKEDAEYFRKLVNDMIERVKKYGWDGEWFLRAYDAFGRKIGSKENEEGRIYIEPQGMCIMAGIGLDDGKAIKALDSVKKYLATEHGIILHWPPYTKYYVHLGEISSYPPGHKENASIFCHPNAWIIIAEAIAGRSEQALDYYKRLNPSAREAISHIHRTEPYVYAQTIAGPASPRFGMARNSWLTGTASWMFVAITQWILGVRPAYDGLMIDPRIPKEWSGFKMVRRFRNATYVIEVKNEEHVNMGVKQIIVDGQPIEGNIVPAFNDGKVHHVVVIMGKKE; translated from the coding sequence ATGGACTCGCAATATAGAAGATCCTCCTATGGCTATTTTGATGATAATGCACGGGAATATGTGATAACAAGACCTGATACACCTACACCGTGGATAAACTATATTGGTCAAGAAGAATATTTTGGTATTGTGTCTAATACTGGTGGAGGATATAGTTTCTATAGAGATCCTAGGTATAGGCGTATAACAAGGTATAGATATCATAGTATTCCCATTGATCAGCCCGGAAGATATATATACATTAGAGATGCTGAGACAGGTGAGTACTGGAGTGCAACTTGGCAACCTGTGAAAAAGCCTTTGGACTTCTATGAGTGTAGACATGGTCTTGGCTATACAAAGATAAGGTCTAGGTATAGGGATATAGAGACAGAGGTAACATACTTTGTACCTCTCAAACAGACCTTTGAAGTTTGGTGGTTTAAGATAAGGAATTTGAGGGATAGAGAAACAGATCTACAGTTATTCACATATGTAGAGTTCTGTTTCTGGGATGCTCTAGACGATATGACGAATTTCCAGAGGAATCTAAATATAGCTGAGGTAGAGGTAGAAGACAATGTTATCTACCACAAAACAGGGTATAGAGAAAGAAGAAACCACTTTGCGTTTTTCGCATCTTCAGAACCTATAGTTGGTTTCGATACAGATAAAGAGGTCTTCATAGGTCTCTATAGAGGCTACGAAAATCCGATAGTAGTTGAAGAAGGTGTATCGAGGAACAGCATAGTCTATGGAGGACATCCAATAGGTTCTCACCAGATTAGGCTCAGGTTAAAGCCTGGGGAAGAGAAGGAGATAGTATTCATATTGGGCTATGCAGAAAATCCGCCAGAAGAGAAATTTATAGCTCCAAATATTATCAATAAGACAAGAGTTAAACAACTACTTAGAGAATGGCTCAACCCCGATAGAGTTAAACAGGCATTTGAAGAACTTAAGAAGTTCTGGGATGATACGCTATCATATCTACATGTAGAGACCCCTGATGAGGATATCAATAGAATTGTAAATATATGGAACCAATACCAGATATTCATAACATTCCACTTAGCTAGAAGTGCCTCTGGCTATGAAACTGGTATAGCTAGGGGCATAGGGTTTAGAGACTCCAACCAAGATATTCTTGGAGCTGTCCATCTACAGCCTCTGTGGAGCAAAATAAGGGAGAGGATAATAGATTTAGCATCTATCCAGTTCCCAGATGGTGGTACATATCACCAGTTTCAACCTATAACAAAGAGAGGTAACAGAGAGATTGGCGGTGGATTTAACGACGATCCACTATGGCTAGTAGCATCAACTATAGCATATATAAAGGAAACAGGAGACTTCTCTATACTCTTTGAAAAAGCTCCCTACGACAATACACCCGGCACAGAGGAGCCACTATATGAACATCTAAAGAAGGCTGTCATGTATATAGATAGAAATCGTGGTCCACATGGACTGCCACTTATAGGGCATGCTGATTGGAATGATTGCTTAAACCTAAATGTAATGTCGACAAATCCTGACGAATCTTTTCAAACTGCTCCGGATAGAACAGATGGAAGAACAGCTGAATCTATATTTATAGCATGTCAATTTGTCTGGGCTGTGAAGGAACTAGCGGAGGTTGCTGAGAGAATTGGTCGTAAAGAGGATGCTGAATACTTTAGGAAGCTGGTCAATGACATGATTGAAAGGGTGAAGAAATATGGATGGGATGGTGAATGGTTCCTAAGAGCATATGATGCCTTTGGACGTAAGATTGGTTCTAAGGAGAATGAAGAGGGGAGAATATATATAGAGCCACAGGGAATGTGTATAATGGCTGGTATAGGCTTAGATGATGGAAAAGCTATAAAGGCTTTAGACTCCGTCAAAAAGTATCTAGCTACAGAACATGGAATAATACTTCACTGGCCACCATACACAAAATACTATGTACATCTCGGTGAGATATCAAGCTATCCACCAGGACACAAAGAAAATGCAAGTATATTCTGTCATCCCAATGCATGGATAATCATTGCAGAGGCTATTGCTGGAAGATCTGAACAAGCTTTAGATTACTACAAGAGACTTAACCCATCGGCTAGAGAGGCTATTAGCCATATCCATCGAACAGAGCCATATGTATATGCACAAACAATTGCAGGTCCAGCATCACCAAGGTTTGGCATGGCTAGAAACTCATGGCTTACAGGAACAGCGTCATGGATGTTTGTAGCTATAACACAGTGGATATTAGGGGTCAGACCAGCATATGATGGACTTATGATAGATCCTCGCATACCCAAGGAGTGGTCTGGGTTCAAAATGGTTAGAAGGTTTAGGAATGCTACATATGTTATAGAGGTTAAGAATGAGGAGCATGTTAATATGGGTGTAAAGCAAATAATAGTTGATGGACAGCCGATAGAGGGGAATATAGTGCCTGCTTTCAATGATGGAAAAGTACATCATGTAGTAGTTATAATGGGTAAAAAAGAATAG
- a CDS encoding glycoside hydrolase family 12 (InterPro IPR002594~KEGG: tpe:Tpen_1681 glycoside hydrolase family protein~PFAM: glycoside hydrolase family 12~SPTR: A1S0U6 Endoglucanase; Glycosyl Hydrolase family 12~PFAM: Glycosyl hydrolase family 12) translates to MSLKHFGLIQLVPPLLDGVAETDINNINLWINIGLASVDPNLWGLRRYKGVGGIVGKAIARAVKGKGVLFHTEIDMGGIPVEPYNVAAYHEVIYGYKPWEYFEGHPHTPKILELPMKVRNIYDSVIISYTNHDIKRHNTWINLAYDIWLTRDAKDMTCSKGDVELMIWLYRSQDLNPAGEVVETIDMPIILDNKITTTSVDIYLQPTMLLPPGTVGGWTYIALKFVRPVTKGVVALNLTEIMQIVREVLAKHTPDMWSREKFDELYIRSIELGTEVFFGSTINVEWDLNEFYLAVFPVKMDIEKAFKIILDPVQIFKV, encoded by the coding sequence ATGTCTCTAAAGCATTTTGGTTTAATTCAATTGGTTCCACCTTTGTTAGATGGTGTGGCTGAGACAGATATAAACAATATAAATCTCTGGATAAATATTGGTCTTGCTAGTGTTGATCCAAATCTATGGGGTTTAAGAAGATATAAAGGGGTAGGAGGTATTGTTGGCAAAGCTATTGCTAGAGCTGTCAAGGGTAAGGGTGTTCTCTTCCATACGGAAATTGATATGGGTGGTATACCTGTTGAGCCATATAATGTTGCTGCATATCACGAGGTTATCTATGGCTATAAGCCTTGGGAGTATTTCGAAGGGCATCCGCATACCCCAAAAATCCTTGAGCTTCCAATGAAGGTTAGAAACATTTACGATTCAGTCATAATCTCATATACCAATCATGATATAAAGAGGCATAACACATGGATAAATCTTGCTTATGATATATGGCTAACAAGAGATGCTAAAGATATGACTTGTTCCAAAGGCGATGTAGAGCTCATGATATGGTTATACAGATCACAGGATCTGAACCCAGCTGGCGAAGTTGTGGAAACCATAGATATGCCAATAATACTGGATAACAAAATTACGACAACCTCTGTTGACATATATTTACAACCTACAATGTTACTACCCCCTGGCACAGTGGGTGGTTGGACATATATAGCACTAAAGTTTGTTAGACCTGTTACAAAGGGTGTTGTAGCCCTAAACCTCACCGAGATAATGCAGATAGTGAGAGAGGTTTTAGCAAAACATACACCAGATATGTGGAGCAGAGAGAAGTTTGATGAGCTCTATATAAGGTCTATAGAGCTGGGGACAGAAGTTTTCTTTGGTTCAACAATAAATGTGGAGTGGGATCTCAACGAGTTTTATCTAGCTGTATTCCCAGTTAAAATGGATATAGAAAAAGCATTCAAGATTATTTTAGATCCAGTACAAATTTTCAAGGTATAA
- a CDS encoding glycosyl transferase family 35 (COGs: COG0058 Glucan phosphorylase~InterPro IPR000811~KEGG: tpe:Tpen_1778 glycosyl transferase, group 1~PFAM: glycosyl transferase family 35~SPTR: A1S143 Glycosyl transferase, group 1~PFAM: Carbohydrate phosphorylase) — MVKDDPIAISITPDFALDIGYTYAGGLGVLEGDKFYAAEKLGINYIVLTIFYRYGYVDYDFNSDGTPIPRPQQQPKEFIDSLVSEDRFKISIRGIDVDVEALVYKRGSAKAVFFNVLSPEWASKLMERIYIENSVEEKFYKYTLFAKASAEYIRRNIRLEDVEYIDLQEAYTALLPLQLKIPGKYRLVIHTAGIWGHPSFPRDLLALEYGYRFIEPEVLLTEIGLAVSKQAFTVSAKHYDVMLKIFPHFSEKLTYVTNGVNVDRWMRDDLQSIYESFRLSIGDIARVKENAKKELEKFLQQYKKDIVLDDKFVVAWPRRIVEYKRPWMVIRLAKELKNMPIVFVLGGKAHPYDPIGLEYMKLFRRLHNELPNVVYIHDYDVPKAKVILSSIDLLLFTPFSGWESCGTSYMKTAINAIPTLASRDGATLEFIVDGVNGWLFGEDIREPVELQSQRASEVNEKEYAEFKEKFLSIYRIFREDPERYYTISLSALRSFIARASMVRVLKEYYPDLIRLPIV; from the coding sequence ATGGTGAAAGACGATCCTATAGCAATTAGTATAACTCCTGATTTTGCTTTAGATATAGGCTATACATATGCTGGTGGTCTAGGTGTTTTAGAGGGGGATAAGTTTTATGCTGCAGAAAAGCTTGGGATAAACTATATTGTTTTAACTATCTTTTATAGATATGGATATGTTGACTATGATTTTAATAGCGATGGAACTCCTATTCCAAGGCCTCAGCAACAACCTAAAGAATTTATAGATAGTCTTGTAAGTGAGGATAGGTTTAAGATAAGTATTAGGGGTATTGATGTAGATGTAGAAGCTCTTGTCTATAAGAGGGGTAGTGCCAAAGCTGTATTCTTTAATGTTCTTTCACCGGAATGGGCATCAAAACTTATGGAGAGGATATATATAGAGAATAGTGTTGAAGAAAAGTTCTATAAATATACACTATTTGCAAAAGCTTCAGCTGAATATATAAGGAGGAATATTAGGTTAGAAGATGTTGAGTATATAGATCTTCAGGAGGCATATACAGCTCTTCTACCACTTCAGCTAAAAATTCCTGGAAAATATAGACTTGTTATACATACCGCAGGAATCTGGGGACATCCATCATTTCCAAGAGATTTATTAGCACTTGAATATGGCTATAGATTTATAGAACCTGAGGTTCTGTTAACAGAGATAGGTTTAGCTGTATCTAAACAGGCTTTTACTGTATCTGCTAAACACTATGATGTTATGCTAAAGATATTTCCACACTTTAGTGAAAAACTAACCTATGTTACAAATGGTGTTAATGTAGATAGATGGATGAGGGATGATCTTCAGAGTATCTATGAATCCTTTAGACTGAGTATTGGTGATATAGCTCGTGTAAAGGAGAATGCAAAGAAGGAGCTTGAAAAATTTTTACAGCAATATAAAAAGGATATAGTACTAGATGATAAATTTGTTGTTGCTTGGCCTAGGAGAATAGTTGAATATAAAAGGCCTTGGATGGTGATTAGACTTGCTAAGGAGTTAAAGAATATGCCAATAGTATTTGTACTTGGTGGTAAGGCACATCCATATGATCCAATAGGGCTTGAGTATATGAAACTCTTTAGAAGACTACATAATGAACTTCCAAATGTTGTATATATCCACGACTATGATGTACCTAAAGCTAAGGTTATACTCTCATCTATAGATTTACTACTCTTTACACCATTCTCTGGATGGGAATCATGTGGAACAAGCTACATGAAAACAGCTATAAATGCTATACCAACACTTGCATCTAGAGATGGAGCCACACTAGAATTCATAGTAGATGGAGTAAACGGTTGGCTCTTCGGCGAAGATATTAGAGAACCTGTAGAGCTACAAAGCCAGAGAGCTAGTGAAGTAAATGAAAAAGAATATGCGGAATTCAAAGAAAAATTCCTATCAATATACAGAATATTTAGGGAAGATCCAGAGAGATATTACACAATATCTCTCTCAGCTCTACGATCATTTATAGCAAGAGCAAGTATGGTAAGGGTGTTAAAGGAGTATTATCCAGATCTCATAAGGCTCCCAATAGTCTAG
- a CDS encoding Radical SAM domain protein (COGs: COG0535 Fe-S oxidoreductase~InterPro IPR007197:IPR006638~KEGG: smr:Smar_0663 radical SAM domain-containing protein~PFAM: Radical SAM domain protein~SMART: Elongator protein 3/MiaB/NifB~SPTR: A3DMA9 Radical SAM domain protein~PFAM: Radical SAM superfamily), with the protein MPERGGTSSFLAVIRILFNNSITRAFLYRLTRIERCIYRGKIYERSVIYHALSIYSGEDVSCPIMTRFSIEIINNIIKMSIKLLKGDENELKETLKDPALRRGVETVLKGIALYGVTIPQALPAPFLIVWNFTNMCNLRCLHCYQRADRPLPDELSLSEKLSLVDELDKIGVAAVALSGGEPTIHPDYFTIVKALSSRGIYVATATNGWRFADLDELKKAVEAGLRYIEVSIDSAKPSKHDWFRGVDGSWKRAVKALENAVKIGLSHAMAVTITKYNLDEVDDILDLAEEIGVKRVVFFNFIPVGRGTDIVDSDLSPIEREEFLRKIYMEMKRRKIEIYSTAPQYGRIVLQLSGGSEAAPSHFAVRGDPITRAIAEFIGGCGAGRIYAAIQPNGVVSPCVFLPIDVGSIRHSSFRELWETNPILKKLRNKNLLEANCGRCQYRFVCGGCRARAYTYTGNIMGPDPGCIYNSSVWNNIIVPVRRVIH; encoded by the coding sequence ATGCCTGAAAGAGGAGGAACCTCATCATTCTTAGCTGTAATTAGGATACTATTTAATAATTCTATTACAAGAGCATTTTTATATAGATTAACAAGAATTGAACGATGCATATATAGAGGTAAGATATATGAGAGAAGCGTTATATACCATGCACTATCTATATATAGTGGCGAAGATGTTTCTTGTCCTATAATGACAAGATTCTCAATAGAAATTATTAATAACATTATAAAGATGTCTATCAAATTGCTAAAGGGTGATGAAAATGAGCTTAAAGAAACATTAAAAGATCCCGCATTAAGGAGAGGTGTTGAGACGGTTTTAAAGGGGATAGCATTGTATGGTGTAACCATTCCGCAGGCTCTACCAGCTCCATTTCTAATAGTATGGAACTTTACAAATATGTGTAATCTTAGATGTCTACATTGTTATCAGAGAGCTGATAGACCTCTACCTGATGAGCTTTCTCTTAGTGAGAAACTTTCTCTTGTAGATGAGCTAGATAAAATTGGTGTTGCTGCTGTTGCCTTAAGCGGTGGAGAGCCTACTATACATCCAGACTATTTTACCATAGTTAAAGCGCTTAGTTCTAGGGGGATATATGTTGCTACAGCTACAAATGGATGGAGATTTGCAGATTTAGATGAATTGAAGAAAGCTGTTGAAGCAGGTCTTAGATATATTGAAGTATCTATAGATTCTGCAAAGCCTTCAAAACATGACTGGTTTAGGGGTGTTGATGGTTCTTGGAAAAGAGCTGTAAAAGCTCTTGAAAATGCTGTTAAAATTGGTTTAAGTCATGCGATGGCTGTTACAATAACGAAGTATAATCTCGATGAAGTTGATGATATTCTAGATCTAGCTGAAGAAATTGGAGTAAAACGTGTTGTATTCTTTAACTTTATCCCTGTTGGTAGAGGTACAGATATTGTAGATTCTGATCTCAGTCCTATCGAAAGAGAAGAGTTTTTGAGGAAGATATATATGGAGATGAAGAGAAGAAAGATTGAAATATATTCAACAGCTCCTCAATATGGCAGAATAGTTCTTCAGCTTAGTGGTGGTAGTGAGGCAGCACCATCGCATTTTGCTGTTAGAGGAGATCCAATAACTAGGGCTATAGCTGAATTCATAGGTGGGTGTGGTGCTGGGAGGATCTACGCAGCTATACAGCCAAATGGAGTTGTTTCTCCATGTGTATTTCTGCCGATAGATGTTGGATCTATTAGACATAGCTCATTTAGAGAGCTCTGGGAGACAAATCCTATTCTTAAGAAGCTCAGAAATAAGAATTTGTTGGAGGCTAACTGTGGTAGATGTCAATATAGATTTGTATGTGGCGGCTGTAGAGCTAGAGCATATACATATACAGGCAATATAATGGGACCGGATCCTGGATGTATATACAATTCTAGTGTATGGAACAATATAATAGTGCCAGTGAGAAGAGTTATACATTGA
- a CDS encoding protein of unknown function DUF343 (InterPro IPR005651~KEGG: sin:YN1551_0868 protein of unknown function DUF343~PFAM: protein of unknown function DUF343~SPTR: C4KIX5 Putative uncharacterized protein~PFAM: Trm112p-like protein) produces the protein MRYSLLNILACPICKYFPLKLYIFNEQKLPAPQSSIVRPLCDIFCGLHRKYINELDTIPNCIACIQRDIVWGILFCEKCGRWYPIISGVPLLYPDDIRLKTRIRFIEKAFIKRFKGYIPDEIVHRDPLKLIHRYSSDVHENR, from the coding sequence ATGAGATATTCGCTGTTAAACATCTTGGCATGCCCTATCTGTAAATATTTTCCATTAAAACTCTATATATTTAATGAACAAAAACTTCCAGCGCCTCAAAGTAGTATAGTAAGACCGCTATGCGATATATTTTGTGGATTACATAGAAAGTATATTAATGAACTTGATACAATACCTAATTGTATTGCTTGTATACAGAGAGATATAGTATGGGGTATTCTATTCTGTGAGAAATGTGGTAGATGGTATCCCATTATTAGCGGTGTACCACTTTTATATCCTGATGACATTAGGTTGAAGACTAGGATAAGATTTATTGAGAAAGCTTTTATCAAAAGATTCAAAGGTTATATCCCTGATGAAATTGTCCATAGAGACCCATTAAAACTTATCCATAGATATAGCTCTGATGTTCATGAGAATAGATAA
- a CDS encoding histone acetyltransferase, ELP3 family (COGs: COG1243 Histone acetyltransferase~InterPro IPR000182:IPR007197:IPR006638:IPR005910~KEGG: smr:Smar_1570 ELP3 family histone acetyltransferase~PFAM: Radical SAM domain protein; GCN5-related N-acetyltransferase~PRIAM: Histone acetyltransferase~SMART: Elongator protein 3/MiaB/NifB~SPTR: A3DPU4 Histone acetyltransferase, ELP3 family~TIGRFAM: histone acetyltransferase, ELP3 family~PFAM: Acetyltransferase (GNAT) family; Radical SAM superfamily~TIGRFAM: histone acetyltransferase, ELP3 family; radical SAM protein, TIGR01212 family) — protein MMLTIRSIKRVTRALSGVTVVAVMTKPYPCPHGKCIYCPGGPEFGTPQSYIGREPALMRGLQTNFDPYEQTQLRLRQYEVNGHIPSKVEVIVMGGTFTAMPRDYQEWFITNIFEAVNRYPEPKPSVLPSLEEAHLRNETARIRVVGLTIETRPDWAKEKQIDFMLYLGATKVEIGVQSIYDDVLKYINRGHTVKDVIEATRLLKDAGFKVVYHIMPRLPKSDRDRDIAMIREIFENPDFRPDMLKIYPTLVIEGTKLYELWRQGLYKPLTDEEAIELLSEFYRYIPRWVRIMRIQRDIPAELIVAGPRKANLRELVEKRALEKGIVINEIRFREVGRQYLYRGRRAHKITITREYYEASMGTEIFLAAEDIENNIIVGLLRLRIPSEKAHRPEINPRTAIVRELHVYGLQVPIGSYIDDAWQHKGWGRELLRTAETIAREEFSCTKIYVLSGVGAREYYRKHGYRRAPNSIYMVKDLKDI, from the coding sequence ATGATGCTAACAATTAGAAGTATTAAGAGAGTTACAAGAGCTCTCTCTGGAGTAACAGTTGTAGCTGTTATGACAAAACCTTATCCATGTCCACATGGAAAGTGTATCTACTGTCCTGGTGGTCCAGAGTTTGGTACTCCGCAAAGCTATATAGGTAGAGAACCAGCTCTTATGAGGGGTCTCCAAACAAATTTTGATCCCTATGAACAGACACAGCTTAGATTGAGACAATATGAGGTTAATGGACATATACCTAGTAAGGTTGAGGTCATTGTTATGGGCGGAACTTTTACAGCTATGCCTAGAGACTATCAGGAGTGGTTCATTACAAATATATTTGAGGCTGTAAATAGATATCCTGAGCCAAAACCATCTGTACTTCCATCATTAGAGGAGGCTCATTTAAGAAATGAAACTGCTAGAATTAGAGTTGTTGGACTAACAATTGAGACTAGACCTGATTGGGCAAAAGAGAAACAGATAGATTTCATGCTTTATCTTGGTGCAACAAAAGTTGAAATAGGTGTTCAGAGTATCTATGACGATGTACTTAAATATATCAATAGAGGGCATACAGTAAAGGATGTTATTGAAGCTACAAGACTATTGAAAGATGCAGGATTTAAGGTTGTTTATCATATTATGCCTAGGCTACCGAAATCTGATCGTGATAGAGATATAGCGATGATAAGAGAGATTTTTGAAAATCCTGATTTTAGACCCGATATGCTTAAGATATATCCAACTCTAGTTATAGAAGGTACAAAACTCTATGAACTATGGAGACAGGGTCTCTATAAACCTTTAACAGATGAAGAAGCTATTGAGCTCTTATCAGAATTCTATAGATATATACCAAGGTGGGTTAGGATTATGAGGATACAGAGAGATATTCCTGCAGAACTCATAGTTGCTGGCCCTAGAAAAGCAAATCTACGTGAACTTGTTGAGAAAAGAGCTTTAGAGAAGGGTATTGTTATTAACGAGATTAGGTTTAGAGAGGTGGGTAGACAGTATCTATATAGGGGTAGAAGAGCTCATAAAATAACAATAACTAGGGAATACTATGAGGCGAGTATGGGTACAGAGATATTTTTAGCAGCTGAAGACATAGAGAATAATATAATTGTTGGTCTTCTCAGATTAAGAATACCGTCAGAGAAAGCCCATAGACCAGAGATAAATCCTAGGACAGCAATAGTAAGAGAACTACATGTATATGGGTTACAGGTTCCTATAGGAAGCTATATAGATGATGCATGGCAGCACAAGGGCTGGGGCAGAGAGTTGCTAAGAACAGCAGAGACTATTGCGAGAGAGGAGTTTAGCTGTACCAAGATATATGTGCTATCTGGTGTAGGCGCACGTGAATACTATAGGAAGCATGGATATAGAAGAGCTCCAAACTCTATCTACATGGTCAAAGATCTTAAAGATATCTAA
- a CDS encoding ATPase (COGs: COG1672 ATPase (AAA+ superfamily)~InterPro IPR011579~KEGG: pis:Pisl_0150 ATPase~PFAM: ATPase~SPTR: A1RQV1 ATPase~PFAM: Archaeal ATPase) — MPFIDRPIERPEELFDRENEFEAIRKFISMGTSMIVVGARRIGKTSLVKAATHGLPRIYIDARRFEGFKYLRYSDLLTEFRYAFNSLRSLYKDFVEVLKKVRGVRIGPLEIEFEEGRNRPLLSSMLDAIDEWSSRRGCRTIVVFDEAQELIKLKGFDILPIIAYAYDNLRNIVFIFTGSKIGLLYRFLRIDDPESPLYGRYMGRIELKPLPREKAIEFLMSGFNEYGLRVSENIVESAVDMLGGIIGWLSYLGLKAVERGVLNEDIIKEVLNDASRIVLNEFCRFVEVMGSERYVYILRAVAAEGATWSEIKNFLEIRLGTKIYDSELSRLLRNLIDNGFLEKEDNVYRAVDPILRYVARNAKC, encoded by the coding sequence ATGCCTTTTATTGATAGACCTATTGAAAGACCTGAGGAGCTTTTTGATCGTGAAAATGAGTTTGAAGCTATTAGGAAATTTATTTCGATGGGAACTTCAATGATTGTTGTTGGTGCTAGAAGGATAGGTAAGACATCGCTTGTGAAAGCGGCTACTCATGGGCTTCCTAGGATATATATAGATGCTAGAAGGTTTGAGGGTTTTAAATACCTAAGGTATTCTGATCTATTAACAGAATTTAGATATGCTTTCAATTCTCTTAGATCTTTATATAAAGATTTTGTTGAAGTTCTTAAGAAGGTTAGAGGTGTTAGGATTGGTCCATTAGAGATAGAGTTTGAAGAGGGTAGGAATAGACCATTGTTATCTTCAATGCTAGATGCAATAGATGAGTGGAGTAGTAGAAGGGGTTGTAGAACTATTGTAGTATTTGATGAAGCTCAAGAGCTTATTAAGCTTAAGGGTTTTGATATTCTACCTATTATTGCATATGCATATGATAATTTGAGGAATATTGTATTCATATTTACGGGTTCTAAGATAGGTCTTCTTTATAGATTTCTAAGGATTGACGATCCAGAGTCTCCATTGTATGGAAGATATATGGGAAGAATAGAATTAAAGCCTTTGCCACGTGAGAAAGCTATAGAATTTCTTATGAGTGGATTCAATGAATATGGTCTAAGAGTTTCAGAGAATATTGTTGAAAGTGCTGTAGATATGCTTGGTGGTATTATAGGGTGGCTGAGTTATCTAGGGTTGAAGGCTGTTGAGAGAGGTGTTCTTAATGAGGATATTATTAAAGAGGTTTTAAATGATGCATCTAGGATTGTACTTAATGAATTCTGTAGATTTGTTGAGGTTATGGGGTCTGAGAGATATGTATATATTCTTAGAGCTGTAGCTGCTGAGGGTGCTACATGGAGTGAGATAAAGAATTTCTTAGAGATTAGACTAGGTACAAAGATCTATGATTCAGAACTCTCTAGATTGCTTAGAAATCTTATAGATAATGGCTTTCTTGAGAAAGAAGATAATGTATATAGGGCAGTAGACCCTATCCTAAGATATGTAGCTAGAAATGCTAAATGTTAA